A segment of the Streptomyces sp. XD-27 genome:
ATGTCGCTCGACCACCGGCTGTCCGCCGAGCACGAGGAACTACGCCGTACCGTCGAGGAGTTCGCCCACGACGTCGTGGCGCCGAAGATCGGCGACTTCTACGAGCGGCACGCATTCCCGTATGAGATCGTCCGCGAGATGGGCCGCATGGGGCTCTTCGGGCTGCCGTTCCCCGAGGAGTACGGCGGCATGGGCGGCGACTATCTCGCCCTCGGCATCGCCCTGGAGGAGCTGGCCCGCGTCGACTCCTCGGTCGCCATCACCCTCGAGGCCGGGGTCTCCCTCGGCGCCATGCCGATCTTCCACTTCGGCACCGAGGCCCAGAAGCGGGAGTGGCTGCCCAAGCTCTGCTCCGGTGAGATGCTCGGCGCCTTCGGCCTCACCGAGCCGGAGTGCGGTTCGGACGCCGGCGGCACGAAGACGACCGCCGTGCGGGACGGCGACGAATGGGTCATCAACGGCTCGAAGTGCTTCATCACCAACTCCGGCACCGACATCACCGGCCTGGTCACCGTCACCGCGGTCACCGGTCGCAAGGAGGACGGGGCCCCGCTGATCTCGTCGATCATCGTGCCGTCCGGCACCCCGGGCTTCACGGTCGCGGCGCCCTACTCGAAGGTCGGCTGGAACGCCTCGGACACCCGCGAGCTGGCCTTCTCGGACGTCCGCGTACCGGCCGCGAACCTGCTCGGCGAGGAGGGCCGCGGATACGCCCAGTTCCTGCGCATCCTCGACGAGGGCCGCATCGCCATCGCGGCCCTCGCGACCGGGCTCGCCCAGGGCTGCGTCGACGAGTCGGTGCGGTACGCCAAGGAGCGCCAGGCCTTCGGGCGGCCGATCGGCGCCAACCAGGCCATCCAGTTCAAGCTCG
Coding sequences within it:
- a CDS encoding acyl-CoA dehydrogenase family protein, which codes for MSLDHRLSAEHEELRRTVEEFAHDVVAPKIGDFYERHAFPYEIVREMGRMGLFGLPFPEEYGGMGGDYLALGIALEELARVDSSVAITLEAGVSLGAMPIFHFGTEAQKREWLPKLCSGEMLGAFGLTEPECGSDAGGTKTTAVRDGDEWVINGSKCFITNSGTDITGLVTVTAVTGRKEDGAPLISSIIVPSGTPGFTVAAPYSKVGWNASDTRELAFSDVRVPAANLLGEEGRGYAQFLRILDEGRIAIAALATGLAQGCVDESVRYAKERQAFGRPIGANQAIQFKLADMEMKAHTSRLAWRDAASRLVVGESFKKEAALAKLYSSTIAVDNAREATQIHGGYGFMNEYPVARMWRDSKILEIGEGTSEVQRILIARELGL